In Silene latifolia isolate original U9 population chromosome X, ASM4854445v1, whole genome shotgun sequence, the following proteins share a genomic window:
- the LOC141620970 gene encoding putative F-box protein At1g19160, with amino-acid sequence MSSKKKTATTADGPPHRYPTRSKLRQPPHDHCYPRYLPIEVIFNILIFIPGNALFHVMRYVCKQWYDIIRDPDFVRLNSRMSTPGFLIQETDCPHSDHNHVIHIDADTPTLNDATEIQIPSKTAVVSCFNGLVLLTNSSNRKIFHVANPMTKENISLPPLKGMSTAGIAVDSTGCYKVVCASGASRSYNKQVKLRVFTIGIDKGWRSIDLQGIQHVNSEMRDAMSYCPQTLGGFIYWWTHYYHTTSRRYGFALDIETETIYQFSEPEDVVKTAFAFISMGTNLGFIASGRGCTWRVWKLTDVKSGEWTELASINVSTLCSRYDEVLDPYVNLLYQPVKLFGGRLWFYCDIKDGSALARYKFGSDNLMVFRIKRRLNYRILLSHANTLISPKNL; translated from the coding sequence ATGTCATCAAAGAAGAAGACGGCAACAACGGCAGACGGACCGCCTCATCGTTATCCAACTCGCTCGAAACTACGTCAGCCTCCTCACGATCATTGTTATCCACGATATCTTCCAATAGAGGTAATATTTAACATCCTAATATTTATTCCTGGTAATGCCCTTTTTCACGTTATGAGATACGTATGCAAGCAGTGGTACGACATAATTCGCGATCCTGATTTCGTTAGACTAAATTCTCGAATGTCTACTCCTGGTTTCCTCATTCAAGAGACCGATTGCCCACATAGCGATCATAATCATGTGATTCATATCGATGCTGACACGCCTACACTGAATGATGCTACAGAAATCCAAATTCCTTCAAAAACTGCAGTAGTATCCTGTTTTAATGGGTTAGTCTTGCTTACAAATTCATCGAATAGAAAAATATTTCATGTGGCGAATCCTATGACTAAAGAAAACATCAGTCTGCCTCCCTTAAAGGGTATGAGTACCGCGGGAATAGCAGTTGATTCAACTGGTTGTTATAAAGTAGTGTGTGCTTCTGGTGCATCTAGATCCTACAATAAACAAGTAAAATTGAGGGTATTTACTATAGGCATCGACAAAGGTTGGAGATCTATCGATCTTCAGGGTATACAGCACGTTAACTCGGAAATGAGGGATGCAATGTCGTATTGTCCACAAACTTTGGGAGGATTTATCTATTGGTGGACTCACTATTACCATACTACCAGTAGACGGTATGGATTTGCGTTGGATATTGAGACGGAAACTATTTATCAGTTTTCTGAGCCAGAGGATGTAGTTAAAACTGCTTTCGCGTTCATAAGTATGGGAACAAATCTAGGGTTTATAGCTTCAGGAAGAGGATGTACATGGAGGGTCTGGAAATTGACAGACGTAAAATCTGGTGAGTGGACTGAATTAGCCTCTATTAATGTGAGTACTCTATGTAGTCGCTACGATGAAGTCTTGGATCCATATGTAAATTTGCTTTATCAACCGGTTAAATTATTTGGAGGGCGACTGTGGTTCTACTGTGATATCAAGGACGGGTCTGCTTTGGCTCGTTATAAGTTTGGTAGCGATAACTTGATGGTTTTTCGGATCAAGCGTAGGCTCAATTATCGCATCCTCCTGTCTCATGCAAACACATTGATTTCACCGAAGAACTTGTAG